One genomic region from SAR92 clade bacterium H455 encodes:
- a CDS encoding DsbA family protein — MNNIDVKVYFNFRSPYCYLASKTMWSIVDDFNVNILWRPVGGWDLRSPPERAKSKLPIARQDMSRFARRLGIPVIPPPTETEPTAAGAASLYAQEQGVLREYIVETMRIEWAEGQNIGEEMVLREVANRINLDADLVITASKNPAYLNTLASNAAEAAADGAIGVPSFIIGEEIFWGQDRIDFVLEKLTELRAAKC; from the coding sequence ATGAACAATATTGACGTCAAAGTCTACTTTAACTTTCGCAGTCCATACTGCTATCTGGCCTCCAAAACCATGTGGTCAATAGTTGATGATTTCAATGTCAATATACTCTGGCGCCCAGTGGGCGGTTGGGATCTGCGCTCACCTCCGGAACGCGCCAAAAGCAAACTGCCGATTGCTCGCCAGGATATGAGTCGCTTCGCGCGTCGACTAGGAATACCAGTGATACCACCACCAACCGAAACAGAGCCCACTGCGGCAGGCGCCGCCTCGCTCTATGCCCAAGAGCAAGGCGTGCTGCGAGAGTACATTGTGGAGACGATGCGCATAGAGTGGGCTGAGGGCCAGAATATCGGTGAAGAAATGGTCTTACGCGAAGTCGCCAACCGCATCAATCTAGATGCCGATTTGGTCATCACTGCGTCAAAGAACCCTGCTTATCTAAATACCCTCGCATCCAATGCCGCAGAGGCGGCTGCAGATGGCGCTATTGGCGTACCCTCCTTTATCATTGGAGAAGAAATCTTTTGGGGACAAGATCGTATCGATTTTGTATTAGAGAAACTTACTGAACTACGCGCTGCCAAGTGCTAA
- a CDS encoding rhodanese-like domain-containing protein: MSNPTDTSADKSTTRISAEEFKQHKQSPESQLLVIDVRTHAEVNSESLADCVHFPLQELDSAAVKAYLEQQGHDSSQPVYLLCASGQRAAKASEQLQGDLDHQLVIVEGGMNALKQLGIDIAKGSGNIISLERQVRIAAGSLVVIGVILGFAVNPGFYGLSAFVGAGLVFAGVTDSCGMAMVLARMPWNN; encoded by the coding sequence ATGAGCAATCCAACAGACACTTCAGCAGACAAATCAACAACCCGCATTTCTGCCGAGGAATTCAAGCAACATAAACAGTCCCCCGAGAGTCAGCTGCTGGTGATTGACGTCCGCACCCACGCCGAGGTCAATAGTGAATCCCTAGCGGACTGCGTCCATTTCCCGCTACAGGAATTAGACAGCGCTGCAGTGAAAGCTTACCTTGAGCAGCAAGGCCATGACTCAAGCCAGCCAGTGTACTTACTCTGCGCCAGCGGCCAGCGTGCGGCCAAGGCTAGCGAACAATTACAGGGCGATTTAGACCATCAACTAGTGATTGTCGAGGGAGGCATGAACGCCTTAAAACAACTGGGCATTGATATAGCCAAAGGCAGCGGCAATATTATCTCCCTCGAGCGTCAGGTGCGCATTGCCGCCGGATCACTGGTGGTTATAGGCGTGATACTAGGCTTTGCTGTTAACCCCGGGTTTTATGGCCTCTCCGCCTTTGTCGGAGCAGGACTGGTCTTCGCCGGCGTCACTGACAGCTGCGGTATGGCCATGGTACTCGCGCGTATGCCTTGGAATAACTAA
- a CDS encoding acetaldehyde dehydrogenase (acetylating), with protein sequence MSKKLRAAIIGPGNIGTDLLMKAMRSEWIEPVWMVGIEESEGIRRAREFGMKVSTTGVDGLVPYIIEDDIRIAFDATSAYVHADNSKKVNDLGVIMIDLTPAAIGPFCVPPVNLQQHARQLEMNVNMVTCGGQATIPMVAAVSQVQSVTYGEIVATVASKSIGPGTRKNIDEFTRTTAAGIEQVGGAQKGKAIIVVNPAEPPLMMRDTIHCLTETEPDQAAIIASVHAMVEKVQQYVPGYQLVNGPIFDGNRVTIFMEVQGLGDFLPKYAGNLDIMTAAGLRTAELFAEEAASGTIQLPARG encoded by the coding sequence ATGAGTAAAAAGCTTAGAGCAGCGATTATTGGCCCCGGTAATATAGGTACCGATCTATTAATGAAGGCGATGCGCAGCGAGTGGATTGAACCCGTATGGATGGTCGGCATCGAAGAATCAGAGGGCATCCGTCGCGCTCGGGAATTTGGCATGAAAGTATCCACCACAGGTGTCGACGGTCTGGTGCCTTATATTATCGAAGATGATATCCGCATCGCATTTGACGCCACATCAGCCTATGTACATGCCGACAATTCAAAGAAAGTGAATGATCTGGGCGTCATCATGATCGATTTAACGCCTGCAGCCATCGGTCCTTTTTGCGTGCCTCCGGTCAACTTGCAGCAGCATGCGAGACAACTAGAGATGAATGTCAATATGGTCACCTGCGGAGGCCAAGCTACCATCCCCATGGTAGCAGCGGTCTCGCAAGTGCAATCGGTCACCTACGGTGAAATTGTCGCGACTGTTGCTTCCAAATCAATCGGTCCCGGCACACGCAAAAATATCGATGAATTTACGCGTACCACCGCCGCCGGTATCGAACAGGTGGGCGGCGCCCAAAAGGGTAAAGCAATTATTGTCGTCAACCCTGCTGAGCCACCTTTAATGATGCGCGACACCATTCACTGCCTCACTGAAACTGAACCAGATCAGGCTGCGATCATCGCTTCTGTTCACGCCATGGTAGAAAAAGTGCAGCAATACGTGCCTGGCTATCAACTGGTTAATGGCCCTATTTTTGACGGCAACCGCGTCACTATTTTTATGGAAGTTCAGGGACTTGGTGACTTCCTGCCCAAGTACGCGGGCAACCTCGACATCATGACCGCAGCAGGTCTGCGCACTGCCGAATTATTTGCAGAAGAAGCCGCCAGCGGCACCATTCAATTACCGGCACGTGGCTAA
- the dmpE gene encoding 2-oxopent-4-enoate hydratase translates to MDKQLIEQLGNELYQAMVERTVLSPLTERFPDITIVDAYHISLHMLECRLSAGEKIIGKKIGATSKAVQNMLGVFQPDFGYLTDKMVYSDEMPISQLLIQPKAEGEIAFVLKRDLIGPGITNADVLAATEAVMPCFEVVDSRIEDWKIKIQDTVADNASCGLFVVNEKAAVDPRSLDLSTCGMVVEKNGATLSVGAGAAALGSPVNCVAWLANTLGQFGIPLKAGELILSGSLVPLEPVVAGDEMNVKVGGMGNCRIRFS, encoded by the coding sequence ATGGATAAACAACTCATTGAACAGCTAGGTAACGAACTCTACCAAGCAATGGTAGAACGCACAGTATTGAGTCCGCTTACCGAACGCTTCCCAGACATCACCATAGTCGATGCCTACCATATTTCGTTGCATATGCTGGAGTGTCGTCTCTCCGCAGGCGAGAAAATCATCGGCAAGAAAATAGGCGCCACAAGTAAAGCCGTCCAAAACATGCTCGGGGTCTTTCAGCCCGATTTTGGCTACCTGACCGACAAAATGGTCTACAGCGACGAAATGCCAATCAGTCAACTACTCATTCAGCCTAAAGCCGAGGGTGAAATTGCTTTTGTACTAAAGCGCGATCTGATCGGACCCGGCATCACCAATGCCGATGTACTAGCAGCGACTGAGGCCGTAATGCCCTGCTTTGAAGTAGTCGATTCGCGAATCGAAGACTGGAAAATAAAGATCCAAGATACCGTGGCTGACAACGCCTCTTGTGGTTTGTTTGTGGTCAATGAAAAAGCGGCTGTCGATCCACGAAGTCTGGATCTTTCCACCTGCGGCATGGTGGTAGAGAAGAACGGGGCAACCCTGAGTGTCGGCGCCGGTGCCGCCGCGCTCGGCAGCCCGGTTAACTGTGTCGCTTGGCTGGCCAACACCCTGGGGCAATTCGGCATTCCCCTAAAAGCAGGGGAGCTGATCCTATCAGGTTCACTGGTACCACTCGAACCTGTAGTGGCCGGTGATGAAATGAATGTCAAAGTAGGCGGCATGGGTAACTGTCGCATTCGCTTTAGCTAA
- the dmpG gene encoding 4-hydroxy-2-oxovalerate aldolase — MDLTGKKVTLHDMSLRDGMHAKQHQISLDEMVSIATALDEAGMPLIEVTHGDGLGGTSVNYGFPAHSDEEYFSAVIPKMKNAKISALLLPGIGTIDHLKMAVDHGVSTIRVATHCTEADVSEQHIGMAAKMGLDTVGFLMMAHKVSARDLLTQAKLMESYGANCLYCTDSAGYMLPAEVNEKIGLLRRELNPKTELGFHGHHNLGMGIANSLAAIEAGANRIDGSVAGLGAGAGNTPLEVFVAVLHRMGVEDGIDLYKIMDVAEDLVTPMMDQIIRIDRDALTLGYAGVYSSFLLFAQRAEKKYGVSARDILVELGRRGTVGGQEDMIEDLALTMAKDLGLSPE; from the coding sequence ATGGATTTAACTGGAAAAAAAGTCACCCTGCACGATATGAGCCTGCGCGACGGCATGCACGCCAAGCAGCACCAAATTAGTCTCGATGAAATGGTCTCTATCGCCACAGCGCTTGATGAGGCTGGTATGCCATTAATTGAAGTGACTCACGGTGATGGACTTGGCGGCACCTCAGTCAACTATGGCTTCCCTGCGCACAGCGATGAAGAGTACTTCAGTGCGGTGATACCTAAAATGAAAAATGCCAAAATTTCAGCCTTATTACTGCCAGGCATTGGCACTATCGACCATTTGAAAATGGCAGTAGATCACGGCGTGTCGACTATCCGCGTGGCTACCCACTGCACTGAGGCTGACGTCTCAGAGCAGCACATCGGCATGGCCGCCAAAATGGGATTAGATACCGTTGGCTTCCTGATGATGGCGCACAAAGTCAGCGCGAGAGACCTTTTAACGCAAGCCAAACTGATGGAATCTTACGGTGCCAACTGCCTCTACTGCACCGACTCAGCAGGCTATATGTTGCCCGCCGAAGTGAACGAGAAGATCGGCTTGCTGCGCAGAGAACTCAACCCAAAAACTGAACTCGGCTTTCACGGCCATCACAACTTGGGCATGGGTATCGCAAACTCTCTTGCCGCCATCGAAGCCGGTGCCAACCGCATCGACGGCTCAGTAGCAGGCTTAGGCGCTGGTGCCGGCAACACACCGCTTGAAGTGTTTGTCGCAGTGTTGCACCGCATGGGCGTTGAAGATGGCATTGACCTTTATAAAATTATGGATGTTGCTGAAGATCTGGTCACGCCGATGATGGACCAGATCATCCGTATTGACCGCGATGCACTCACCCTCGGCTATGCTGGTGTTTACAGTTCATTTTTGCTGTTTGCCCAACGCGCCGAGAAAAAATATGGCGTCTCGGCTCGCGACATTCTGGTTGAGTTAGGCCGGCGAGGCACAGTGGGTGGCCAAGAAGATATGATTGAAGATTTGGCGCTGACAATGGCCAAAGACCTTGGTCTGTCACCCGAATGA
- a CDS encoding MBL fold metallo-hydrolase, with translation MIFRQLFDPESSTYSYLLGDEETRQAILIDSVLGSTEQTLLLLEQLDLRLSVALDTHTHADHITGLGALRDRTGCTTMMGEQAVASCLTANFKDGDQITAGNIKLEVIYSPGHTDDSYSFYLPNETGSMLFSGDTLLIRGTGRTDFQNGDAEQQYNSLFNRLLKLPDSCSVYPGHDYKGWTMSTIGEEKRYNPRLQIANQGEYVDLMDSLDLPSPKLMDVAVPANQACGDPQ, from the coding sequence ATGATTTTTAGACAGTTATTCGACCCAGAGTCATCCACCTATAGTTACCTGCTCGGGGATGAAGAAACCCGGCAGGCAATACTGATTGATTCGGTGCTGGGCAGTACCGAACAAACTCTACTGCTACTTGAGCAACTAGATCTCAGATTATCCGTAGCCCTAGATACTCATACCCATGCCGACCACATTACCGGCCTTGGCGCACTGCGCGACCGCACTGGCTGCACAACCATGATGGGTGAACAGGCTGTGGCTAGCTGTCTGACGGCAAACTTTAAAGATGGCGACCAGATAACAGCGGGTAATATCAAACTCGAGGTCATCTATAGCCCCGGGCATACAGACGACTCCTACAGCTTTTATCTGCCCAACGAGACAGGTAGTATGTTGTTTAGTGGTGACACTCTATTGATTCGGGGCACCGGTCGTACCGACTTTCAAAATGGCGATGCTGAGCAACAGTACAACAGTCTGTTTAATCGGTTATTAAAGTTGCCAGACAGTTGCTCAGTCTATCCAGGCCATGACTACAAGGGTTGGACAATGAGCACTATTGGTGAAGAAAAACGTTACAACCCGAGATTGCAGATAGCTAATCAAGGGGAGTATGTAGATTTAATGGATAGTTTAGATTTGCCCAGCCCAAAACTTATGGATGTTGCTGTGCCGGCCAATCAGGCCTGTGGGGATCCGCAGTAA
- a CDS encoding DUF1329 domain-containing protein, with product MSNRTISGRCKLAALIGLLISSTALTDDNLDAEFNPLLSRYDANKLSAGTQIDSSNIADYRNWLDDSVADLIGDNALTLTLGPSLEIPIHPNYRKASRENLGGTVIGDAPGELFGYTGGRPFLKLEDSDPQAGLKAAWNMRYSYAPDETETEQFNWHYRDMRKDNIERTLKMYGALLRYKYRHTDKPIPALENNPSNLYTALYLQVKAPQDIRNTQLLIHRNEVDSVTEQAWMYMSSQRRVRRLATGQKTDAFLGSDIMIEDFLGYNGRIMDMDWQYLGSDELLLPIYGHSQLTNWQEPADESGFQLIEFSGAGHCFPNVTWQLRKVYRLEATPRDPGHPLSKRHYIIDAATYAPLLTRIYDNAGNLWKLSIAAASSSALHRPESRAWQGLMTEAVGMIDLQAEHCTTLQLKSRIARTPLRNRQFTTQHMRSQGR from the coding sequence ATGTCTAATCGCACTATCTCGGGTCGATGCAAATTGGCTGCCCTAATCGGGCTACTCATTAGCTCAACAGCCCTCACAGACGACAACCTTGATGCAGAATTTAATCCGCTACTGAGTCGCTACGACGCCAATAAACTCAGTGCGGGCACACAAATTGATAGCAGTAATATTGCAGACTACAGGAATTGGCTAGACGACTCCGTCGCTGACTTAATTGGCGACAATGCATTAACCCTAACCCTTGGTCCCTCGCTTGAAATACCGATACACCCGAACTACCGCAAGGCCAGCCGAGAAAATCTTGGCGGAACGGTGATTGGCGATGCACCGGGAGAACTTTTCGGCTATACCGGGGGTCGCCCATTCTTAAAATTAGAGGACAGCGACCCACAAGCGGGATTAAAAGCAGCGTGGAATATGCGTTATAGCTACGCCCCCGACGAAACTGAGACAGAGCAATTTAATTGGCACTATCGCGATATGCGCAAGGACAATATTGAGCGCACGTTAAAAATGTATGGCGCCCTTTTGCGGTACAAATACCGCCACACTGATAAGCCGATACCAGCACTGGAAAATAATCCCTCCAACCTCTATACCGCACTCTATCTTCAGGTCAAAGCACCCCAGGATATTCGCAACACACAACTGCTAATACACCGCAACGAAGTGGATAGCGTCACCGAGCAAGCATGGATGTATATGAGTTCGCAGCGGCGTGTTCGACGTCTGGCCACGGGACAAAAAACTGATGCTTTTCTTGGCAGCGACATAATGATTGAAGATTTCCTTGGCTATAACGGCCGCATCATGGATATGGATTGGCAATATTTGGGCAGTGACGAACTGCTGCTGCCCATTTATGGTCACTCACAGCTCACCAACTGGCAAGAGCCCGCTGACGAAAGCGGTTTTCAGCTAATTGAATTCAGCGGCGCTGGCCACTGCTTTCCCAACGTTACCTGGCAGCTGCGTAAAGTGTACCGTCTAGAGGCCACGCCCCGAGACCCTGGCCACCCGCTCTCCAAACGACACTACATAATTGATGCCGCTACCTATGCACCGCTGCTCACTCGCATATATGACAACGCCGGTAACCTGTGGAAACTCAGCATTGCAGCAGCTAGCTCATCGGCACTGCACCGTCCAGAGAGCCGAGCATGGCAGGGATTGATGACCGAGGCTGTCGGTATGATCGATCTGCAGGCTGAGCATTGCACTACCCTGCAATTGAAAAGCCGTATCGCACGAACACCGCTGCGCAACCGCCAATTCACCACTCAACATATGCGCAGCCAAGGTCGCTAA
- the dmpH gene encoding 2-oxo-3-hexenedioate decarboxylase yields MSRTLNQATIEKLAEHLENAELQAYEVTKITDDYPNMTFTDATDVQWEIRRRKMSRGHKIVGMKMGLTSWAKMKQMGVEMPCYGFLADYFSLPDGAQVPFDELIHPKVEAEIAFVTNKELSGKNLTVEEVLAATELVVPAVEIIDSRYKDFKFDLTSVQADNSSSTRFVVGSHAAKPEDFDWSTLGVVMQKNGEIIELGAGAAVLDHPAASVAMLATMLAERDEVIPAGTFIMTGGITAAVLVERGDSIVVRYQGLGTVTMKFV; encoded by the coding sequence ATGAGCAGAACTTTAAACCAAGCAACTATCGAAAAACTTGCCGAGCATCTCGAAAATGCCGAGCTGCAAGCCTATGAAGTAACCAAGATCACCGATGACTATCCCAACATGACCTTCACTGATGCCACCGATGTGCAATGGGAGATCCGCCGCAGAAAGATGTCGCGAGGCCACAAAATCGTCGGCATGAAAATGGGCCTCACCTCTTGGGCCAAAATGAAACAGATGGGTGTAGAAATGCCCTGCTACGGTTTTCTAGCCGACTACTTCAGCCTCCCTGATGGCGCCCAGGTTCCATTTGACGAACTAATTCACCCCAAGGTGGAAGCGGAAATCGCTTTTGTTACCAATAAAGAGTTGAGCGGTAAAAATCTTACTGTAGAGGAGGTCCTCGCCGCTACCGAGTTGGTGGTGCCCGCAGTTGAAATTATCGACTCACGCTACAAAGACTTTAAATTTGATCTGACCAGCGTTCAGGCTGACAACTCATCATCTACTCGCTTTGTCGTTGGCAGTCACGCCGCGAAACCGGAGGATTTTGACTGGAGCACACTGGGTGTGGTGATGCAAAAAAATGGCGAAATTATAGAACTTGGGGCCGGCGCTGCTGTACTCGACCACCCCGCTGCCAGTGTGGCCATGCTCGCCACCATGCTCGCTGAGCGCGACGAAGTAATCCCCGCGGGCACCTTCATTATGACAGGCGGTATTACCGCCGCGGTGTTAGTGGAGAGGGGAGACTCTATTGTCGTGCGCTATCAGGGCTTGGGTACTGTCACCATGAAGTTCGTCTAA
- a CDS encoding alpha/beta fold hydrolase: protein MHKTSNPEIGDSILANGINTNYHSMGSGDPVLLVHGSGPGVTAWANWRLVLPELSKTRRVIAPDMLGFGYTDRPEGNCYSLDAWVAHLLAFIDALELESVDIVGNSFGGALALAFTIRHPTRVKKMVLMGAAGVAFPITEGLDRVWGYTPSFETMRELMDLFTYDRSLVTDELAQLRYQASIRPGFQASFEAMFPAPRQRWVDALSSAEADIKKIKQPALVIHGREDEVIPLQSSLTLANWIDDAQLHVFGRCGHWTQIEHTDRFCQLLENFFAETA, encoded by the coding sequence ATGCATAAGACCAGCAACCCCGAGATCGGCGACTCTATCCTGGCCAATGGTATCAACACCAACTACCACTCTATGGGCAGTGGTGACCCGGTGCTCCTAGTACATGGCTCTGGACCGGGTGTCACTGCTTGGGCAAATTGGCGACTAGTGCTTCCTGAGCTAAGCAAAACAAGACGGGTGATCGCCCCCGACATGCTCGGCTTTGGCTATACCGACCGACCGGAAGGTAACTGCTATTCGCTCGACGCATGGGTCGCACATTTGCTCGCCTTTATCGATGCTCTTGAACTGGAGAGTGTCGACATTGTCGGCAACAGCTTTGGCGGTGCTCTCGCATTGGCCTTCACCATCCGCCACCCCACCAGGGTGAAAAAAATGGTGTTGATGGGAGCTGCTGGTGTAGCGTTTCCAATTACCGAGGGATTAGATCGTGTATGGGGCTATACGCCATCGTTCGAGACCATGCGAGAACTGATGGATTTGTTTACCTATGACCGCAGTTTGGTCACCGACGAACTCGCACAGCTACGCTATCAAGCCAGTATCCGCCCCGGCTTTCAGGCGTCATTTGAGGCAATGTTTCCGGCGCCAAGACAGCGCTGGGTTGACGCACTAAGCAGCGCTGAGGCCGATATCAAAAAAATCAAACAGCCTGCTCTTGTGATACATGGCCGTGAAGATGAAGTTATTCCATTGCAGAGCAGCTTAACGCTAGCCAATTGGATAGACGATGCTCAACTCCATGTATTTGGTCGCTGCGGCCATTGGACTCAAATAGAGCACACTGATCGGTTCTGTCAGCTATTAGAGAATTTTTTCGCTGAAACAGCCTAA
- a CDS encoding sulfite exporter TauE/SafE family protein produces MSVLIGLVIGLVLGLTGAGGSIFAVPLLMLLLDLPINDAIGIALGAVAVSALFGTVSNWRGQYILWVPAISLGLGGALVAPIGKQLGAQLPPIILLVGFSALAFIIAGIMWRQTVTAPEQANIVRSGHAAENDLIQPICRFSPEDQFDTSYKCIGALIGCGLVVGLLSGLFGVGGGFLIVPALLFISQVSMRQAVATSLLIICVIGGAGFASFAAGNNSLDWTLLAQVCFGGLLGMLSGRLIANRIAGPQLQKLFALALIAIAVTTLTNKLINGVI; encoded by the coding sequence ATGTCGGTGCTTATAGGTCTGGTGATCGGCCTAGTGCTGGGGCTTACTGGCGCGGGCGGCTCAATCTTTGCCGTACCTTTGCTGATGTTATTGCTCGACCTGCCGATTAACGATGCCATTGGTATCGCCCTGGGTGCGGTCGCAGTAAGCGCCCTATTTGGTACGGTGAGTAACTGGCGCGGCCAATATATTTTGTGGGTTCCGGCCATCTCTCTGGGTTTAGGCGGCGCATTGGTTGCCCCTATCGGCAAACAGCTTGGCGCCCAATTGCCCCCCATAATCCTGCTTGTGGGCTTCTCTGCCCTAGCATTTATCATCGCCGGTATTATGTGGCGCCAGACAGTCACCGCCCCAGAGCAAGCCAACATAGTTCGCTCAGGTCATGCAGCAGAAAATGACCTTATACAGCCCATCTGTCGCTTTAGCCCAGAGGACCAATTCGATACTAGCTACAAATGCATCGGCGCATTAATCGGCTGTGGCCTAGTGGTGGGATTATTGAGTGGCCTTTTTGGTGTCGGCGGCGGCTTCTTGATTGTGCCGGCGCTACTCTTTATATCCCAGGTGTCCATGCGTCAGGCGGTGGCCACATCGCTACTTATTATTTGCGTAATCGGCGGCGCTGGTTTTGCCAGCTTTGCGGCAGGTAATAACAGTTTGGACTGGACACTCTTGGCCCAGGTCTGTTTCGGCGGTTTGCTTGGCATGTTGAGCGGGCGTCTGATCGCAAACAGAATCGCGGGGCCGCAATTACAAAAGCTCTTTGCCTTGGCCCTTATTGCCATCGCAGTAACAACCCTGACCAATAAATTAATCAATGGAGTGATTTAG
- a CDS encoding metalloregulator ArsR/SmtB family transcription factor, translating into MTKSIQQADLQELQKHSAEAASLLKQLGNPNRLMILCSLISGELSVTELNEVTCLSQSALSQHLASLRKAELVQTRREAQTIFYSLRGNEAIQIITVLKSIYCPAL; encoded by the coding sequence ATGACTAAGAGTATTCAGCAGGCAGATCTGCAGGAGCTACAAAAACACAGCGCAGAAGCAGCCAGCTTACTCAAGCAGCTTGGCAACCCGAACCGCCTTATGATTCTCTGTTCTCTAATCAGTGGCGAGCTCTCGGTAACAGAGCTTAATGAAGTAACCTGCCTTAGCCAATCTGCCTTATCACAGCATTTAGCCTCATTGCGTAAAGCTGAGTTAGTACAAACTCGACGAGAGGCACAAACTATTTTTTATAGCCTGCGCGGTAACGAAGCCATACAGATCATTACTGTACTTAAGTCTATTTACTGCCCAGCACTTTAA
- a CDS encoding antibiotic biosynthesis monooxygenase, with the protein MTIIDSQLDSTASQGDAVVENAITNNYVTVSVSRDVVAGREADYEAWISGITTESSRFGGHLGVNVIRPSLGSRRYTIIYRFDNMDHAKAWQQSSQRQIWMAKIDGMVEGEAKFKTATGLEVWFEFPQVASSKQPVKWRMSVVLIAVVYNLIIALNYVLAPWIGDWDIHSRTAVIVTMQVVLMTYLVMPRVTHYVKGWLYV; encoded by the coding sequence ATGACTATAATTGATAGCCAACTGGACAGCACCGCCTCACAAGGCGATGCTGTGGTTGAGAACGCTATAACAAACAACTATGTCACTGTCTCGGTAAGTCGCGACGTAGTCGCTGGGCGCGAAGCCGATTACGAAGCATGGATCTCTGGCATTACCACAGAATCCAGTCGTTTTGGCGGCCATCTCGGCGTCAATGTAATTAGACCAAGTCTCGGGTCGCGTCGATACACCATTATTTATCGGTTCGATAATATGGACCATGCCAAGGCCTGGCAGCAGTCTTCACAACGCCAGATATGGATGGCAAAAATTGATGGCATGGTCGAGGGCGAGGCGAAATTTAAAACCGCGACTGGCCTTGAAGTGTGGTTTGAATTTCCCCAAGTCGCCAGCTCTAAGCAACCCGTCAAGTGGCGTATGAGTGTTGTCCTAATCGCGGTGGTGTATAACCTAATTATCGCACTCAACTACGTGCTAGCTCCTTGGATTGGCGATTGGGATATTCACAGCCGCACGGCCGTCATCGTCACTATGCAGGTGGTGCTGATGACCTACCTAGTTATGCCACGTGTAACTCATTATGTTAAAGGGTGGCTCTATGTCTAA